The genomic region GAAGGGGCTGTTCGAGCGGAACTACAAGGACCCGGTGCTGGTCGCCTGCGCCGACGGGGTGGGCACTAAGGTCAAGCTTGCGTCGCAGATGCGGAAGTTCGACACCATCGGGATCGACCTGGTGGCGATGAACGTCAACGACATGATCGTGCAGGGAGCCGAGCCGCTGTTCTTTCTCGACTACCTGGCGGTGCCCCGGGTGCGGCAGGAGGAGCTGACCGCGATCGTGAAGGGGATCGCGGAGGGGTGCCGGCGCTCGGGGTGTGCGCTGCTGGGGGGCGAGACGGCGGAGATGCCGGATGTGTACGCGGAGGGGGAACTGGACCTTGCCGGGTTCGCGGTGGGTGTGGTGGAGCTCAAGCGGGCGATCGACCCGGGGAGGGTCGAGGTGGGGGACGTCGTGCTCGGACTGGCGAGCGACGGCATCCACTCGAACGGGTACTCGCTGGTCCGGCGGATCGTGGACGAAGCGGGGCTGGACCTGGGGCGTGTCTATCCGGAGTTGAGCGGTGAAACGAAACGCAACGGTCGTCGCGGGGCGGCGCGAGCGGGGACCGCGCCGCGGTCGCTCGGCGAGGTGCTGCTGACGCCGACGCGCCTGTATGTGCAGCCGATCCTCCGGCTGCTGAGTCAGTACAAGGTCAAGAAGGTCGTGGGGGGGATGGCCCACATTACGGGCAGCGGGATGGCCGGGAACCTCTGCCGGGCGCTGCACCGCAAGGTCGACGCGGAGGTGGATACATCGTCGTGGCCGGTGCCGCCGGTGTTCCAGTTCCTCCAGCGGCAAGGCAACGTGCCGGAGGCGGAGATGCGGCGGGTGTTCAATATGGGCATCGGGTACACGCTGGTCGTGCGCCCGGCCTTCGCGGAGTCGATCAGGGAATCGCTGCAGAAGATGGGGGAGCGGGTGCACGTGATCGGGAAGATCGTCAAGGGGCGGGGCGAGGTCATCGAGCGCTGACTGAAACCGGCGGGTGGGCGGGCACTACCATTCGCGTCGGCGGATGTTGGAGGTGGTGCCCCCCGTGAGCGAAGCCATCCAGGTCATGACCGCGGCGGTCGCTCTCGCGGGGCGGGGGGTGCCGTTCGTGATCGCCACGGTGGTCAGGGTGCAGGGGAGCACGCCGCGGAACCCCGGGGCCAGGATGATCTGGGCGCCGGGTGTGCCGGATGAGGAGCTCGCCGCGGCGGCGCACGTGGGGCTGGAGGGCGCGGTGCTGGGGACGGTGGGTGGGGGGCAGTTCGAGATGCTGGCGCTGGACGATGCGCGGCGGTACTTCCGCGAGCGCAGGAGCGGGGTGGAGCGGTACGTGCTGGGGGCCGAGGCCGATCAGTGCTGCGGCGGCGTGATGGAGGTCTTCTTCGAGTACTGCGGGGCGAGACGCCGCGTCGTGCTGTTTGGCGCCGGGCATGTTGCTGCGGAGCTTGCGGCGCTGCTCGCGAGGGCCGGCGGCGGCGGGGGGGTTGAAACAGTGGTGGTGGACGATCGGCCCGAGTGGAACACCGCTGAGCGGTTCCCCGGGGCCCGGCGGGTCGGCGCGTGGGATGATGGAATCCGGCTCGCGCACGAGCGGCCCGCGGAGACGCTCGCGTGCGTCATGACCTGTTCGCACGACACCGACTACCAACTGCTCCGGCGGCTGCTCGTCGAACCGCCGTCGTTTGTCGGCCTGATCGGCAGCCGCAGCAAGCGGGCGTGCCTGTTCGGGCGTCTTGTGGCTTCGGGATTGAGCGACGAGGTTGTGCAGCGGGTGCATTGCCCGATCGGGGTTGGCGATACGGGCAAGGAGCCGGCCATGGTGGCAATCTCGATGGCGGCCCAGTTGCTTGTTGAAGTGAAAAAGATGGACCGCGCGCCGCATCGGCCGGTCAGCGGGCCTTCGCCGTCGGGCACGAGCCTGGGGTGACACGCTTGAGCGGAGACGTAACGAGGGTGCCGGTGCTGATCGTGCTCGCGGCGGGACGGGGCGAGCGGATGGGAGGGCCCAAGGCGCTCATGCGCGTGGGCCCGGGGCGTGGCGGGGCGGAGCCGTGGTGGAAGGCGCAGTCACGGCGGATCGCCGATGCGGGGTTTGCGCCCCGGCAGGTGATCTGGGTTGTTTCGCAGACGGTAGCGGATGGGATAGGCGATGATCCGAGTGGGGGGGGAGTGGAGCGGGCCGTGGCGGTTGATTCCCGGGCGCCAATGTTCGCCAGCGTCATCGCGGGAGTGCGCGAGGCGGGTCGCGCCGAACGAGGTGCTTTTCCGAGCGGGGTCTACGTGCTTCCGGTCGATGTGCCGGCGCCTTCCGCGCGGGTGTTCGAGTCGCTGCGGGCGCATGAGGTGGGGATCCCGAGGTACGGGTCGGCGCACGGCCACCCGGTGTGGCTGGAGTGGGGCTTTGTCGAGCGTGTTCTGCTGCCGCGGGCGGATGACGCGGGGGCAAGGCTTGACGAGATCATCCGGCCGTTCGCGGTCGAGGTGAGCACGGACGACGCATCGGTGGTGACAAACCTCAACACGCCGCGGGATGTGGAAGACTGGGCCTCGCGGTCATGAAACGGTGAGGTCCGTCGTTCCGAGGCCCTGCTCGCCGGGCGAGGCCGGACTCCCCCCGTAGCACGAGCGCCCGCCCTGGCAGGACCTGGGTCTGACCGGCTGGCCGTCGGGGCCGAACTGGTCCATGCTCTTGATGCAGAAAAAGACGCGGGTATCAGAGGTGTCGTCGACGAGGCCCGGAGTGCTCTGCCGCTCGTCGCAGTACATCATCTTGTGCCGC from Phycisphaeraceae bacterium harbors:
- a CDS encoding XdhC family protein is translated as MSEAIQVMTAAVALAGRGVPFVIATVVRVQGSTPRNPGARMIWAPGVPDEELAAAAHVGLEGAVLGTVGGGQFEMLALDDARRYFRERRSGVERYVLGAEADQCCGGVMEVFFEYCGARRRVVLFGAGHVAAELAALLARAGGGGGVETVVVDDRPEWNTAERFPGARRVGAWDDGIRLAHERPAETLACVMTCSHDTDYQLLRRLLVEPPSFVGLIGSRSKRACLFGRLVASGLSDEVVQRVHCPIGVGDTGKEPAMVAISMAAQLLVEVKKMDRAPHRPVSGPSPSGTSLG
- the purM gene encoding phosphoribosylformylglycinamidine cyclo-ligase is translated as MARISDKAPGPGKALTYASAGVDLEEKDRFTEGLASLMRRTFGPRVIPNPGGFAGLFRLDYKKGLFERNYKDPVLVACADGVGTKVKLASQMRKFDTIGIDLVAMNVNDMIVQGAEPLFFLDYLAVPRVRQEELTAIVKGIAEGCRRSGCALLGGETAEMPDVYAEGELDLAGFAVGVVELKRAIDPGRVEVGDVVLGLASDGIHSNGYSLVRRIVDEAGLDLGRVYPELSGETKRNGRRGAARAGTAPRSLGEVLLTPTRLYVQPILRLLSQYKVKKVVGGMAHITGSGMAGNLCRALHRKVDAEVDTSSWPVPPVFQFLQRQGNVPEAEMRRVFNMGIGYTLVVRPAFAESIRESLQKMGERVHVIGKIVKGRGEVIER
- a CDS encoding NTP transferase domain-containing protein, with product MSGDVTRVPVLIVLAAGRGERMGGPKALMRVGPGRGGAEPWWKAQSRRIADAGFAPRQVIWVVSQTVADGIGDDPSGGGVERAVAVDSRAPMFASVIAGVREAGRAERGAFPSGVYVLPVDVPAPSARVFESLRAHEVGIPRYGSAHGHPVWLEWGFVERVLLPRADDAGARLDEIIRPFAVEVSTDDASVVTNLNTPRDVEDWASRS